A section of the Deinobacterium chartae genome encodes:
- a CDS encoding Rad52/Rad22 family DNA repair protein, with product MKQLADVQKRLAAPFPSQEVGFKPQAYSRDRKRAMLLAYVDARAVMDRLDEVVPGEWSFEIEVIAGAAVPSVRGSLTIMGVTRQDIGEGDTLKAAASDALKRSAVHFGVSRYLYDLPQFWVAWDDAKNQAAELPQLPDWAKPASERTPGGSHIVAALEALRSDLPSDVEVQRELYRHLKAALEAAHPRSGRAA from the coding sequence ATGAAACAGCTTGCAGACGTACAGAAACGACTGGCCGCCCCCTTCCCCAGCCAGGAAGTCGGCTTCAAGCCGCAGGCGTACTCGCGCGACCGCAAACGCGCCATGCTGCTCGCCTACGTGGACGCCCGCGCGGTCATGGACCGCCTCGACGAGGTCGTTCCCGGCGAGTGGTCCTTCGAGATCGAGGTGATCGCGGGGGCCGCGGTTCCCAGCGTGCGCGGCAGCCTCACCATCATGGGCGTGACCCGTCAGGACATCGGCGAGGGTGACACGCTCAAAGCCGCTGCCAGCGACGCGCTCAAGCGCAGCGCCGTTCACTTCGGCGTCAGCCGCTACCTCTACGACCTTCCTCAGTTCTGGGTCGCCTGGGACGACGCCAAGAACCAGGCGGCCGAACTGCCCCAGTTGCCCGACTGGGCCAAGCCCGCTTCTGAGCGCACGCCCGGCGGCAGCCACATCGTCGCGGCCCTCGAGGCCCTGCGCAGCGACCTGCCCAGCGACGTCGAGGTGCAGCGCGAACTGTACCGCCACCTCAAGGCCGCCCTCGAGGCCGCGCATCCCCGCTCGGGCCGGGCAGCGTAA
- a CDS encoding tyrosine-type recombinase/integrase, with amino-acid sequence MSEALILASKWSQAENRRREGLRAAHTQDADTLIDLMTTYVRLKSSRKGRVSPLTLTHYAESVRRFLEYAGPAESPRLALNQLSGDDLEVWLLHLQEQGLSPASVKRHLYGLRNLFKALVWAGVYKTDPSADVRPPQDATPAHAKKGALPLELYRRLLELPQELHGDGPQMLRDRLMLMLGGTAGLRAAEIVGLDAADLDLRLRRLRVRGKGAKTRVVPLTGTLLEALQAWLRAREVMRLEGRLHTEALLVSLSNKNAGGRLTIRGARNIVNPYLDRAGVPQDWFGLHTLRRTAGTHLYRATRDLHVVADVLGHSNVNTSAIYAKMDADVRLEALEAVERLRQKDDK; translated from the coding sequence GTGAGCGAAGCCCTGATTCTGGCCTCGAAGTGGTCGCAGGCGGAAAACCGCCGCCGCGAGGGTCTGCGCGCGGCCCACACCCAAGACGCCGATACCCTGATCGACCTGATGACCACCTACGTGCGCCTGAAATCCTCGAGGAAAGGCCGGGTGAGTCCGCTGACCCTGACGCACTACGCCGAGAGCGTGCGGCGCTTTCTCGAGTACGCCGGTCCCGCCGAGTCACCGCGCCTGGCGCTGAATCAGCTGAGCGGCGACGACCTCGAGGTGTGGCTGCTGCACCTGCAGGAGCAGGGCCTGTCGCCCGCCTCGGTCAAGCGGCACCTGTACGGCCTGCGCAACCTGTTCAAGGCGCTGGTGTGGGCCGGGGTGTACAAGACGGATCCGAGCGCCGACGTGCGCCCGCCGCAAGACGCCACTCCGGCGCACGCCAAGAAGGGCGCTCTGCCGCTCGAGCTGTATCGCCGCCTGCTGGAGCTGCCGCAGGAACTGCACGGCGATGGCCCGCAAATGCTGCGGGACCGGCTGATGCTGATGCTGGGCGGCACGGCGGGACTGCGCGCCGCCGAGATCGTGGGCCTCGACGCTGCGGACCTCGACCTGCGGCTGCGGCGGCTGCGGGTGCGCGGCAAGGGCGCCAAGACCCGGGTGGTTCCGCTGACCGGCACGCTCCTCGAGGCCCTGCAGGCGTGGTTGCGCGCGCGCGAGGTGATGCGCCTCGAGGGACGGCTGCACACCGAGGCGCTGCTGGTGTCGCTGAGCAACAAGAACGCGGGCGGGCGGCTCACCATCCGGGGCGCGCGCAACATCGTCAATCCCTACCTGGACCGTGCGGGGGTGCCGCAGGACTGGTTCGGGTTGCACACGCTGCGGCGCACGGCCGGGACGCACCTGTACCGGGCCACCCGCGATCTGCACGTGGTCGCCGACGTGCTGGGGCACTCGAACGTGAACACCTCGGCGATCTACGCCAAGATGGACGCGGACGTGCGCCTCGAGGCGCTCGAGGCGGTGGAGCGCCTGCGCCAAAAGGACGATAAATGA
- a CDS encoding N-acetylmuramoyl-L-alanine amidase: MRFKRRWIALGACALLTLAAAQVTVSRLQLNGRSQPSILLYGQEYVRRETLAGEFQVTRDGDLIRVEQGGRVALIPLDYNSAAAPYQNYVYQSGFERRIGQAATVVNGNLYLPVATLAQAFGAEYTPGRFQQGGRQLLGVASKAEAKYDRLVLTLSRGVTPAARLEGDRLVLSLPGTSGKEATYTTRGKFLKRAVVTAKNGGLTVSADLPSGAGYRLHTLPPEPGRPARVILDAGPAFEREQSALEARVLKPLVVIDAGHGGTDPGVGRGLTEKAVTLELAREVGRLLSKAGWVVRYTRTSDTDVPLAERADLARRSDVFLSLHLGGLPGARGSGAALYRLEGDSPLQLIHALRSKDTSEFPLAVSPPEDSARLGAEIATDLKRAGFDVHQRATRKLYLLEQAPRAALLVELGWPSSDADLERLEDPQQLRSAAAAIARAVARYLTPPKAERPENPT; encoded by the coding sequence ATGAGGTTCAAGCGCCGTTGGATTGCCCTGGGAGCCTGCGCCCTGCTGACCCTGGCCGCCGCGCAGGTCACCGTGAGCCGCCTGCAGCTCAACGGACGCTCTCAGCCGTCCATCTTGCTGTACGGCCAGGAATACGTGCGCCGCGAGACGCTGGCCGGCGAATTCCAGGTCACCCGTGACGGCGACCTGATCCGGGTAGAGCAGGGTGGGCGGGTGGCCCTCATCCCGCTGGACTACAACAGCGCAGCCGCCCCGTACCAGAACTACGTGTACCAAAGCGGCTTCGAGCGCCGCATCGGCCAGGCGGCCACCGTGGTGAACGGCAACCTCTACCTGCCGGTCGCGACCCTGGCCCAGGCGTTTGGGGCCGAGTACACCCCGGGCCGCTTTCAGCAGGGCGGACGGCAGTTGCTGGGGGTCGCCTCCAAGGCCGAGGCGAAGTACGACCGCCTGGTGCTGACCCTCTCGCGCGGCGTGACTCCGGCCGCACGCCTCGAGGGGGACCGCCTGGTGCTGAGCCTGCCCGGCACCAGCGGCAAAGAGGCCACCTACACCACCCGTGGCAAGTTTCTCAAACGCGCGGTCGTGACCGCCAAAAACGGCGGTCTGACCGTCAGCGCCGACCTGCCTTCCGGTGCCGGATACCGCCTGCACACGCTGCCGCCCGAACCGGGCCGCCCCGCCCGGGTGATCCTCGACGCCGGCCCGGCCTTTGAACGCGAACAGAGCGCTCTCGAGGCGCGCGTGCTCAAACCGCTGGTGGTGATCGACGCCGGGCACGGCGGCACCGACCCCGGCGTGGGACGCGGCCTGACCGAGAAGGCCGTGACCCTCGAACTGGCCCGCGAGGTCGGCCGACTGCTGAGCAAGGCCGGCTGGGTGGTCCGCTACACCCGCACCAGCGACACCGACGTGCCGCTGGCCGAACGCGCCGACCTGGCGCGGCGCAGCGACGTCTTTCTGAGCCTGCACCTGGGCGGTCTGCCCGGAGCGCGCGGCTCGGGCGCAGCCCTCTACCGCCTCGAGGGAGACAGCCCGCTGCAGCTGATCCATGCCCTGCGCAGCAAGGACACCAGCGAGTTTCCGCTGGCGGTCAGCCCGCCGGAGGACAGCGCGCGCCTGGGAGCCGAGATCGCCACGGACCTCAAGCGCGCCGGCTTTGACGTGCACCAGCGCGCCACCCGCAAGCTGTACCTGCTCGAGCAGGCCCCGCGCGCGGCGCTGCTGGTCGAGCTGGGCTGGCCCTCCTCGGACGCGGACCTCGAGCGCCTCGAGGATCCCCAGCAGCTCCGCTCGGCGGCGGCGGCCATCGCCCGGGCGGTGGCGCGCTACCTGACCCCGCCGAAGGCCGAGCGGCCGGAGAACCCCACATGA
- a CDS encoding SDR family oxidoreductase produces MLLQGQVALVTGAGSGIGRAIAELFAREGARVGALGHTADELQAVVDGIRAAGGEAMALLADVSDARAMEDAVTRLAAEYGRISLVVANAGINGVWAPIEDLLPEEFDQTVQINLRGTFLTLKYTAPYLKDGGGSVLVTSSINGTRVFSNTGATAYAATKAAQVAMTKMLAVEWGPFKVRVNAICPGAIRTEIQENTETRHLDRVGVEAEYPQGEIPLTGHEPGKAEQVAQLALFLASENASHISGTEVWIDGAESLLLG; encoded by the coding sequence ATGCTGCTACAAGGACAGGTCGCACTCGTCACCGGGGCCGGTTCGGGCATCGGCCGCGCGATCGCCGAGCTTTTTGCCCGCGAAGGTGCGCGGGTGGGCGCCCTCGGCCACACCGCAGACGAACTGCAAGCGGTCGTAGACGGCATCCGCGCGGCGGGCGGCGAGGCGATGGCGCTGCTGGCCGACGTCAGCGACGCGCGCGCCATGGAAGACGCCGTGACCCGGCTGGCCGCCGAATACGGCCGCATTTCGCTGGTGGTCGCCAACGCCGGAATCAACGGCGTGTGGGCCCCGATCGAGGACCTCTTGCCCGAGGAGTTCGACCAGACGGTGCAGATCAACTTGCGCGGCACCTTCCTCACCCTCAAGTACACCGCTCCCTACCTCAAAGACGGCGGCGGCAGCGTGCTGGTCACCTCGAGCATCAACGGTACGCGGGTGTTCTCGAACACCGGCGCTACGGCCTACGCGGCCACCAAGGCCGCGCAGGTCGCCATGACCAAGATGCTGGCGGTGGAGTGGGGACCGTTCAAGGTGCGGGTGAACGCCATCTGCCCGGGGGCCATCCGGACCGAGATCCAGGAGAACACCGAGACCCGGCACCTGGACCGGGTGGGGGTCGAGGCCGAGTATCCGCAGGGCGAGATCCCGCTGACCGGTCACGAACCGGGCAAGGCCGAGCAGGTCGCGCAACTGGCGCTGTTCCTGGCTTCGGAGAACGCCTCGCACATCTCGGGAACCGAAGTGTGGATCGACGGCGCGGAGTCGCTGCTGCTCGGTTGA
- a CDS encoding AAA family ATPase: MRIDALTVFGFKSFGERVRLEFLGGINAVIGPNGSGKSNVVEAIRWVTHTARARELRAQNSAELIFHGSSGRSPLGMAEVELELSGVQAPELPARLNIARRVYRDGDSEQELLGRPVRARDVQAALRGSGLGVGGLAVIGQGEVSSVVSADTRTLAGYLEEAAGLSKLTHRRTQTLERLDEAHRHLESVRLIESELAARVVALEVEAAQARRHAELSARRALLESALAAHRQQGLKDEIARLTEQETRLSQASVACAAELQRTQAELETVRAALVAAGVQDAEYRRAAGLAEAARARLEAAESLCARLRADRARLEEELASLQVEPPRAERPDLAAQSAALREARARCADLEARATRSERALREAEAARAAAAQRQAAQDARAAARLAEQTRLQALIGEARQALEALEGRLAPLREGTATLEAELASKLQGFETARGEAARLRAEAARLEAAHAPLERERARLEAALNAYARYGEGPRNALRSGLPGIIGSVADTLSVPAEHEVAVTAALGRRLEQVVVEDAETARAVIAHLKRTGGRATFLPLDLIRPRIRRDAALQREHGVIGYASDLVPSDPAIISQHLLGDTLLVESDDVAVRLARRYAARPRMVSRAGEVLEASGALTGGRLRDAGVSVLAEQRRLQELEDELGRLEAALARARSDLEAAAARARDLEAALPDLRACHARAEADLRAAEREAAALQSRLETLTAQLAGSPPEQPADARAEAVTDPARLEAELTELRRQLEAARAAERDQQEAAASARAAQLLWERYDEARARADRVRSRLAALEADLARQSADLEAARAERDAREADLAAHARPEVAPLEARRGELETRYADLTAQLGTLRADLDHARLSRARREAALEALPEVEAVALEGEPRAWQAELARTERDLHALGPINNRAEADFLIESERLAALRRDLSDAQRSADELLEAVGGLERLVSEQLEAAYGRVRRAFHAHAAELCGNGDLEAVRSEDGRLVGLRLAVQPREKRTRSLHLLSAGERTMVGLAFLFSLAEAPEGGGGLPLAILDEVDAPLDEANIRRFAGFLKLLAGRGTQFILVTHQKATMEIADALWGVTTDARGVSRTFSIRAEEAAGLVG; the protein is encoded by the coding sequence ATGCGCATTGACGCCCTCACGGTTTTCGGGTTCAAGAGCTTCGGTGAACGGGTGCGCCTCGAGTTCCTGGGCGGCATCAACGCGGTGATCGGACCGAACGGCAGCGGCAAGAGCAACGTGGTCGAGGCGATCCGCTGGGTCACGCACACCGCCCGGGCCCGCGAGCTGCGCGCCCAGAACTCCGCCGAGCTGATCTTTCACGGCTCCAGCGGACGCTCCCCGCTGGGCATGGCCGAAGTGGAACTCGAGCTCAGCGGCGTGCAGGCCCCCGAGCTGCCCGCCCGCCTCAACATCGCCCGCCGGGTGTACCGCGACGGCGACTCGGAGCAGGAACTGCTGGGCCGCCCGGTGCGCGCCCGCGACGTGCAGGCCGCACTGCGCGGCTCCGGCCTGGGCGTGGGCGGCCTGGCGGTGATCGGGCAGGGCGAGGTGTCCTCGGTGGTCTCGGCCGACACCCGCACGCTGGCCGGCTACCTCGAGGAGGCCGCCGGGCTTTCCAAGCTGACGCATCGCCGCACCCAGACCTTAGAGCGGCTCGATGAGGCGCACCGTCACCTCGAGTCGGTGCGCCTCATCGAGAGCGAGCTGGCCGCCCGGGTGGTGGCCCTCGAGGTCGAAGCGGCCCAGGCGCGCCGTCACGCCGAACTGAGCGCGCGCCGCGCCCTGCTCGAGTCGGCGCTGGCCGCCCACCGCCAGCAGGGGCTCAAAGACGAGATCGCGCGCCTGACCGAACAGGAAACCCGTCTCTCGCAGGCGTCGGTCGCATGCGCCGCCGAACTGCAGCGCACCCAGGCCGAACTCGAAACGGTGCGCGCCGCGCTGGTCGCCGCCGGAGTGCAAGACGCCGAGTACCGCCGCGCGGCCGGTCTGGCCGAGGCGGCCCGCGCGCGCCTCGAGGCGGCCGAGTCGCTCTGCGCCCGCCTGCGCGCGGACCGCGCGCGCCTGGAGGAAGAGCTCGCCTCGCTGCAGGTCGAGCCGCCCCGGGCCGAACGCCCGGACCTCGCCGCGCAAAGCGCGGCGCTGCGCGAGGCCCGCGCTCGCTGCGCCGACCTCGAGGCGCGCGCCACGCGCAGCGAGCGCGCCCTGCGCGAAGCCGAAGCGGCGCGCGCCGCCGCAGCCCAGCGTCAGGCCGCCCAAGACGCCCGCGCAGCCGCGCGCCTCGCCGAGCAGACCCGCCTGCAGGCCCTGATCGGCGAGGCCCGGCAGGCCCTGGAGGCCCTCGAGGGTCGCCTTGCCCCGCTGCGAGAGGGCACGGCGACCCTCGAGGCCGAACTGGCCTCGAAACTGCAGGGTTTCGAGACCGCGCGCGGCGAAGCGGCCCGCCTGCGGGCCGAGGCCGCCCGCCTCGAGGCCGCCCACGCCCCGCTCGAGCGCGAACGCGCCCGCCTCGAGGCCGCCCTCAACGCCTACGCCCGATACGGCGAGGGGCCGCGCAACGCGCTGCGCAGCGGCCTGCCCGGCATCATCGGCTCGGTGGCCGATACGCTGAGCGTGCCCGCCGAGCACGAGGTGGCCGTCACCGCCGCCTTGGGCCGCCGCCTCGAGCAGGTGGTGGTCGAAGACGCCGAGACCGCGCGCGCGGTGATCGCGCACCTCAAGCGCACCGGCGGACGCGCCACCTTTTTGCCGCTCGACCTGATCCGTCCGCGCATCCGCCGGGACGCGGCGCTGCAGCGCGAACACGGCGTGATCGGCTACGCCTCGGACCTGGTGCCCAGCGACCCGGCGATCATCTCGCAGCACCTGCTGGGCGACACGCTGCTGGTCGAGAGCGACGACGTGGCCGTGCGCCTCGCGCGTCGCTACGCCGCCCGGCCGCGCATGGTGAGCCGCGCGGGCGAGGTCCTCGAGGCCAGCGGCGCCCTGACCGGCGGACGCCTGCGCGACGCGGGCGTTTCGGTGCTGGCCGAGCAGCGCAGGCTGCAGGAACTCGAGGACGAACTCGGCCGCCTCGAAGCTGCGCTGGCGCGTGCCCGCAGCGACCTCGAGGCGGCCGCTGCCCGCGCCCGCGACCTCGAGGCGGCCCTGCCCGACCTGCGCGCCTGTCACGCCCGCGCCGAAGCGGACCTGCGCGCCGCCGAGCGCGAGGCCGCCGCCTTGCAATCCCGCCTGGAAACCCTGACTGCCCAGCTGGCGGGCAGCCCGCCCGAGCAGCCCGCCGACGCGCGGGCCGAGGCGGTCACCGATCCCGCCCGCCTCGAGGCCGAACTGACCGAGCTGCGCCGACAGCTCGAGGCGGCCCGCGCCGCCGAGCGCGACCAGCAGGAGGCCGCCGCCTCGGCCCGCGCCGCGCAGCTGCTGTGGGAGCGCTACGACGAGGCCCGGGCGCGCGCCGACCGCGTCCGCAGCCGCCTCGCTGCGCTCGAGGCCGACCTGGCCCGCCAGAGCGCGGACCTCGAGGCGGCCCGCGCCGAACGCGACGCCCGCGAAGCGGACCTCGCCGCGCACGCCCGGCCCGAGGTAGCCCCGCTCGAGGCGCGCCGAGGCGAACTCGAAACGCGCTACGCCGACCTGACCGCGCAACTGGGCACGTTGCGGGCCGACCTTGACCACGCGCGCCTCAGCCGCGCGCGGCGCGAAGCGGCCCTCGAGGCCCTGCCCGAGGTGGAGGCCGTTGCCCTCGAGGGCGAACCGCGCGCGTGGCAGGCCGAACTCGCGCGCACCGAGCGCGACCTGCACGCGCTGGGCCCGATCAACAACCGCGCCGAGGCCGACTTTCTGATCGAAAGCGAGCGTCTGGCGGCGTTGCGGCGTGACCTGAGCGACGCTCAGCGTTCGGCGGACGAACTGCTCGAGGCGGTCGGCGGCCTCGAGCGGCTGGTCAGCGAACAGCTCGAGGCCGCCTACGGACGGGTGCGGCGCGCTTTTCACGCGCACGCCGCCGAACTGTGCGGCAACGGCGACCTCGAGGCGGTGCGCTCGGAAGACGGGCGGCTGGTGGGCTTGCGGCTGGCGGTGCAGCCGCGCGAGAAGCGCACGCGCAGCCTGCACCTGCTCTCGGCCGGGGAGCGCACCATGGTGGGTCTTGCGTTTCTGTTCTCGCTCGCCGAAGCGCCCGAGGGGGGCGGCGGCCTGCCGCTGGCGATCTTGGACGAGGTGGACGCCCCGCTGGACGAGGCGAACATCCGCCGCTTCGCCGGCTTCCTGAAGCTGCTGGCCGGTCGTGGCACCCAGTTCATCCTGGTGACGCACCAGAAGGCCACCATGGAAATCGCCGACGCGCTGTGGGGCGTGACCACCGATGCGCGCGGCGTCTCGAGGACCTTCTCGATCCGTGCGGAGGAGGCCGCCGGGCTGGTGGGCTGA
- a CDS encoding homoserine/threonine efflux transporter codes for MATLLTLLLVHLIVLITPGPDFFIVSKTALARSKRVAMATVLGITTGVGLWALLSLIGIHVLFERLAWIQTVLKLAGGAYLLYLGFLMWRGTLGPAAQAPAGETPLAGSAWLGFRSGLLTNLSNPKAIAYFGSIFSTLVTPESGAGLRAAMFAIVLVETFAWFTLVTYLLSLPRMQAAYRRAQVWIDRVAGTVVAGFGLRLLAFSRS; via the coding sequence ATGGCAACACTGCTCACCCTGCTGCTGGTTCACCTGATCGTTCTAATCACGCCCGGCCCGGACTTCTTCATCGTCTCCAAGACCGCGCTGGCCCGTTCCAAGCGCGTGGCGATGGCGACGGTGCTGGGCATCACCACCGGAGTCGGGCTCTGGGCCCTGCTCTCCCTGATCGGCATTCACGTGCTGTTCGAGCGCCTCGCCTGGATTCAGACCGTGCTCAAACTGGCGGGCGGCGCTTACCTGCTGTACCTGGGTTTCTTGATGTGGCGCGGTACGCTGGGACCCGCCGCGCAGGCCCCGGCCGGGGAAACCCCGCTGGCCGGGAGCGCGTGGCTGGGATTCCGCTCGGGCCTGCTGACCAACCTCTCCAACCCCAAGGCCATCGCCTATTTCGGCTCGATCTTCTCCACGCTGGTCACCCCCGAGAGCGGCGCGGGCCTGCGCGCGGCGATGTTCGCGATCGTGCTGGTCGAGACCTTCGCGTGGTTCACGCTGGTCACCTACCTGCTCTCGCTGCCGCGCATGCAGGCCGCTTACCGCCGCGCACAGGTCTGGATCGACCGCGTGGCGGGCACGGTGGTCGCCGGCTTCGGTCTGCGCCTGCTGGCCTTCAGCCGCTCCTGA
- a CDS encoding GerMN domain-containing protein, with amino-acid sequence MKKLLTPFNIIAALLLLLAGGAYFWAARPAPIPEPAQRNEQPRAQAQTVALYFSDAQAERLRTERRSVQPEARDAAALAQAALAALVSGPRNPDLVALVPKDSQTPQVYLRGTHYYVDLPDAYGKLRYGSSGETMLVCGIVRTLLDLPPASSERDVTFLVDGENAETLLGHMDLQDPFRAEDCPVQ; translated from the coding sequence ATGAAGAAACTGCTGACGCCTTTTAACATCATCGCCGCCCTGCTGCTGCTGCTGGCAGGCGGAGCGTACTTCTGGGCCGCCCGGCCCGCGCCCATCCCCGAACCGGCGCAGCGCAACGAGCAGCCGCGCGCGCAGGCACAGACCGTGGCCCTCTACTTCAGCGACGCGCAGGCCGAACGCCTGCGCACCGAGCGCCGCTCGGTGCAGCCCGAGGCCCGCGACGCCGCCGCGCTCGCCCAGGCGGCCCTCGCCGCGCTGGTCAGCGGTCCCCGGAATCCCGACCTGGTGGCCCTGGTGCCCAAGGACAGCCAGACCCCGCAGGTGTACCTGCGCGGCACGCACTACTACGTGGACCTGCCCGACGCGTACGGCAAGCTGCGTTACGGCTCGAGCGGCGAGACCATGCTGGTGTGCGGCATCGTACGCACCCTGCTCGACCTGCCGCCGGCCTCGAGCGAGCGCGACGTGACCTTCTTGGTGGACGGCGAGAACGCCGAGACCCTGCTGGGCCACATGGACCTGCAAGACCCGTTCCGCGCCGAGGACTGCCCGGTCCAGTGA
- the smpB gene encoding SsrA-binding protein SmpB — MYNNRRAHFEYELLERFEAGIALTGSEVKSVRAGGVDFRDAYAAIENGNLELSGLYIPVYDKASYNNHEPRRKRRLLLHAEEIEKIRRALEQKGLTVVPTKLYFKGRYAKVEIALARGKKLHDKRRTEAEKTVKRELREL, encoded by the coding sequence GTGTATAACAACCGCCGCGCCCACTTTGAATACGAACTCCTCGAGCGCTTCGAGGCCGGCATTGCCCTGACCGGCAGCGAGGTCAAGAGCGTTCGGGCCGGAGGCGTGGATTTCCGTGACGCGTACGCCGCCATCGAGAACGGGAACCTCGAGCTCAGCGGTCTGTACATCCCGGTCTACGACAAGGCCTCTTACAACAACCACGAGCCGCGCCGCAAACGGCGACTGCTGCTGCACGCGGAGGAGATCGAGAAGATCCGCCGGGCCCTCGAGCAAAAAGGCCTGACCGTGGTGCCCACCAAGCTGTACTTCAAGGGCCGCTACGCCAAGGTGGAAATCGCGCTGGCGCGCGGCAAGAAGCTGCACGACAAGCGCCGCACCGAGGCCGAGAAGACCGTGAAACGCGAGCTGCGCGAGTTATGA